Genomic window (Sediminispirochaeta smaragdinae DSM 11293):
ACCGTCAAAAGCCTGACTAATCTGCCAATCGGGCATCTTGCGGGAAAAGAATTGTTTCAGCATATCATTCAGCTCTCGATCATCATCAATGATAAGGACCTTGTCTTGATCTTTCTGACGCTGCAGATCTTCAAGCTCTTCGGGGATTCGCATACCTCGCTCTTCGAGAAAAGAGAGCAAATCTTCGGCATAAATTCGGTATTGACCTCCGGGCGTGGTGAATGCCTTCAAATGATTGCTTTTTATCCAGTTTATCGCAGTTTGATTCACAACTCCACAAATATTGGCGACTTCAAGTGCGGAAAAAATCCTCACTTTTTTCCCATTTTTGGCCATGGATTGTATATCTCCTTCGCCCGTTTTCTGAATATCCTTTATTGTAACAAAAATATCTAAAAGGTCAATGCAAACCTTCCGAGGGACCAAAAAACTTCTCAACAGTCCGCATAACCTTCGATCGGGAAAATCCCTTTCGTGCCAGAGATGCCGCCATGGACTTCCGCGAAACACCATCTTTGCGAAACAGTTTTCGGGCGGCTTCTTCAAGAGCCGCTGTTTCCTCTTCAGGTCCTAAAAGGGTATCGACAACCGTTCGGGCAATGGTCCGATCAACCCCTTTCGACGCCAACCCCGCCAACAACTTCACTCTACCTTCAGGATGTCGGCGCATTCTCGATCCCACCCACATCTCGGAAAATCGCTTATCGTCGAGAAGGTGAAGTTCCTCCAAGCGAGCTATCACCGTATGAATCACTTGGTCGGAAAAACCGCGACGCGAAAGCTTTCCACGAAGTTCGAAAGCGCTATGTTCCCGTCTCCCGACAAGATCAAGGGCCTTGGTCCATGCCGAAAGCATACGAGACTGCTCTTCAATAGCATAGAACAACTCTTCGCCGATTTCCATTCCTTCTACAAGATGTAGGGTGAAAATACATTCACCCGGCACAAAAAAAGAGGAGCCGTCGGAAATGGTGAGATATACACCTCTTCCTTCGGCTCCCTTGCGTATGCTCTGAAGAACCACGCTTACCGTTTGGAGAACTGGAATCTTCTCCGTGCTCCGCGCTGACCGTATTTCTTCCGTTCCACCATTCGGGGATCTCTGGTAAGAAAACCGTTTGCCCGGAGTGAAGTCAGATTTCCTGCATCGTATTCTACAAGGGCTCTGGCAAGGCCATGGCGACACGCTCCGGCCTGGCCAGAGGGTCCACCGCCCTTAACATTGATAACAATGTCGAATTTACCTTCACTATCGGTCACTGCAAGGGGTTGTCTGACCACATAGACAAAAGAGGGATTATTGAAATAATCATCAACACTCTTTCCGTTCACGGATACGGCTCCACTACCTTCCCTAAGGTAAACCCTGGCTACCGCTGTTTTTCTTCTACCTGTTCCTAATGAAAGATTCTTTACCACCTATTTGCTCCTATCGCCGTTAGATTTCAAGGGTCTCGGGCTTCTGCGCCGTATGGGGATGATCCGCTCCAGCATAGACCTTTACGTGACGAAAAAGCTCTCTTCCGAGAGGACCTTTGGGAAGCATCCCCTTGATCGCATGCTCCATAGGAAAGGTTGGCTTACGCTGGACCATCTTATCGTAGCTTTCCATTGTGAGACCGCCGGGATAACCGGAGTGCCGGTAATAGAATTTCGCGTTTCTTTTGTTTCCACTCAAATCGGCCTTTGCCGCATTGAGAATTATGACATAATCACCTGTATCCTGGTGATACAGGAATTCCGGTTTGTTCTTCCCACGCAGAACCCTAGCAACCTTCTCGGCAACTCGGCCAAGGCGCTTGCCTTCGGCGTCGACCACATACCATTTTGTCTCCTGGTCGCCGCTTTTCTTCATGATCGTCTTCATTTATCTGCCTCTATTTCATTTTTACCGGAGAATTGGACGGAATAATCCCATATCACGGGATTTCTGTCAAGGCAGGGGGCCGGGGCTGTACCTCCTACTCCTTCATCCATCTTCTCTTCGCCGGAATTATCCGCTGTAACAAGAATAACCAAATTACGCTTTACGTCAAGATGTCTCGATTGTATCTTTTAACGGAAGATGAAGTATCGTATAGAAATTGATAAGGATGTATGCATCGCCTGTGGCCTTTGCGAGCATCAGTTCCCCAATTATTTTACAATCGGCCGCAGCCATGCCGAGTATCTGGGATCTCAACCCCTTACCGTTGAGGACGAGGTGACGGCAGAGCGTTTGGATCGTCTTGGACAAGAATGTCCGACATCGGCGCTTCTTATCGTCTCCTCTTCTTCCACAGTGCTGCGATAAACCCGAGTGCAAGAAAGAGGATCGGCAGATTTTCCAGTACCACCGATACGTGGAGCACCCCGGGAATGAGAAAAATCCCCTCACCGACCACGCCGAAAACTCTAAGGGTTTGATACATCACGTTACCATAGAAGAGAATGGCCGCCATGATAATCAACATCCACGCGCTGTCCCGGGTCGAAGACCAAAGCATGATGGCAAGGAACGTCGTCACCCCGCCGAGGGAAAGCCGTACCACAAGGGCCACCAGTTCATAGGTTTCCATGGAATTCCTCCTCTATCCGCAAAAAGGATTGTACCTCACCCTCGGTGGCAGAGAAAGGGATGATCGCAGGAACATCCGGTGAAGGAGGTAGAACGATCCTCCTTTTCAGGGCCGACGCACGAAATAGAGCATAGGAATCTCTATCCAGCTTCCAAACGAGATAGGGTCCGATCCTTTTCCAAAGCAACGACGAGACAGCCTCTTCGGCAAAGGAAGGCCAAAGGGGTCCGGGCTCTTCCACCTTGCGCAGCAAATCGTGTACTGCCGTTGCGGTAAGCGCGGCAACAGAAGCAGAAATAGGGTCTTCATTGCCATAATCACAGGAAGGTGTTTCCTCGATGCGCCTCAGGGAGAAAAGGGCCCAGGGAGCAAAATCCCCCGGAACAGGGATCACAGGAACAATCCGCAGATCCTCCGGCATCTCGAGAGATTCATCACCCAGCAGTCGTTCCCAGAAGTCCGAAGCAAAGGGACGCCATAACAAAAGAGCGCCGCGCTCCACCGCAGAGCGGCATTCGGCAACGGAAAGGGTCATTGGGTCAACAAGCTTCGCCGATGCACAAAAGGCAAGCAGGCGCTCCCTGTTTCTGAAAAGATGGACGGAAGGAGGAGCTTTATACCCCCGTTTGCCGGCCATGCCCGAAATCGGAACACAAAGCCTGGCAATCGCTTTTTTAAGCCTGGGGAGGTCCTTACCGGGAAACGCGGCCCAGAGGCCCTTTGCAGCCGAAGACTTCAGGCTCCGAAGCATGTGTTCGGGGCGGTGTCCGAGAATGGCAGAGCCGCCGTCAAGATACATATCGAAGAAACGCCTTCCCTCTGCATCGTAGAGACGGTAGCCTCTGGCCCTCCGGATGGGGGGCAGCGCATCATATCCGAGGTCACCACTCATCGCCGATCCTCTCCAATCCGCTATATCGGGGCAAAAACTCAGCCTCCCTCCCCGTCTCAAAACGGACCGTCACAACAAGTTCCCCATCCCGCATCACGGCGGCAGTCACCTGGCCCCTGCCGTAATCATCGTGGTATACCATGGTTCCGGGGGGAAAGCCTTGGTAATCTTCCACATCTTCCCCATGTTCGGTTCCGGAGCCGAAAGAGGCCGTCTCCAGCCAGTAATCCCTGGTCGACAGGGCCCCGGAGGCGGCCGAGAGATTCTCAAAACCGCGTTCCTCTTCTATGACCTCTTTCGGCAATTCGCGTAGAAACCGCGAGGGAAGCCTCATTTCGGTCCGCCCCCAGATGGTACGGCGTCGGCAGCCGGTGAGATAGAGTTCATACCTTGCCCTGGTAATGCTGACATAAAAGATACGCCGCTCTTCTTCAAGCTCGTCTTCATCGTCTGCCCCCCTGCCTGGGAAAAGCCCCTCCTCCATACCCGTAATGATGACCCGATCGAATTCGAGCCCCTTTGTGTTGTGCATGGTGATAAGGGTTACTCCATTCTCATCCGATGGGTCCTGACCACCCAAACGGGAACGGTCCAGTTCAAGATCCTCAAGAAAGGCGGACAAGCCCTCTCTGCCTGAGGGGTATTCCGCCGCGGCAGCCACCAGCTGCTGGAGGTTTTCACTCTTCTGGCTCATGGCGATCTCATCCTGCATCCGATGATAATAATAATCGAGGAGTCCGGAGAGGCTGAGGGCCTCCTGCAGTGCCTGGGCAAGATCGGAGTGTTCGACGAGCCGTCCGATTTCCTCCATGACGGCAAAAAACTCTCCGGCCCCGCGGGCACCTTTGCCGGAAAGGAGGGTATCCGCCTGCGCACAGGCGGCCAGAAGATCCCCCGAACAGAACCGTCCTCCATGGTCACACAGCTTTGCCACCGACTTTGACCCGATTCCCCTGGTCGGCTTATTGACGATACGTCGAAAGGCGACCTCATCCTTCGGATTCTGCAACAGGGCAAGCAGGGCGAGAGCATCCTTGATCTCTTCACGCTCATAAAAGCGCAGGGCTCCTACCACCTTGTAGGGAATTCCCCGACGGAGAAAACAGGTCTCAAAGGCGGCCGACTGGGCATTGGTCCGGTAGAGGATGGCCGTATCGTTGAGATTTCCATCGGAAAGCAAGCCTGCACAATACTCGGCTTCGTCATTTTGATCGGAAAGAAAGCAGAGGCGAACCTTAACCCCTTCCCCCTTTGTCGGCCGAAGGGTTTTGCCCAGCCTACTTCGATTATTGGAGACCACCTCCGAAGCGGCCTGGAGGATCCTTCCGGTAGAACGGTAGTTCTCCTCGAGCCGGATCACCTTTGTGCCTGGGAAGGTATCGGGAAAGGTAACGATATTCTTTACCTCTGCCCCTCGAAATCGATAAATGGACTGATCATCATCGCCGACCACACAGACCGCGGTGTCCGGTCCTGCCAATTCCCTCAGCAAATGGTACTGGGCAACGTTGGAATCCTGATATTCATCGACAAGGATGACCCGAAACCGCCCGTGAAAGCGATCCCGCACCTCGGGAAACCCCTGCAAAAGCCTCACAGGAAGAAGAATAAGATCCCCAAAATCAACATTTCCCATCTCCCGAAGCCGTTCTTCGTAGCTGTGATAGAGACGAGGAAAATCGGGATCTCGGCTAAGGGATTCAAGTTCATCATCGGGAGACAGGGCATAGTCCTTGGCACGGCTTATAAGATGGGCATAGGGAGCAAGCTCCCGTCGTTTCTTCCCCTCTTCCAAAGCATGGAGCAGGGTAAGGCTGTCTTCGTCGTCGTAGATGGTAAAATTGGGATCAAGGTCCAGAAGTTTGGCATGCCTGCGGCAAAGCCAGGCACCGAAGGAGTGGAAGGTGCGGATCATTACCTTGGCACCGTCGGGAACCATTGCGGCAACCCTCTGGCGCATCTCCCCTGCCGCCTTATTGGTAAAGGTAACCGCAAGGATGGAATAGGGATCGTAACCGAGGCGATCGATCATGTAGGCGATTTTCGAGGTGATCACCCTGGTTTTTCCCGATCCGGCACCGGCAAGAATCAAAAGAGAGGGCCCTTCATACAGGACAGCCTCTTGCTGAGCCCGGTTCAGCGCATCAAGGTAGGCAGGAACATCCCCTTCACTCATACACAGACAGCCTCCAGATCAAATCCGTTGCTTCGTACAATTCGACAGGTCATCCAATCGCCGGCCTTAAGAGCGGGAGCGGAAACGACCGTAGCCCCATCCACCTCAGGGGCCTGGAACCACGCCCGGCCAAGGGCTACATCCTCTTCTTTAACAGGCTCTTCAATCAAGACCTTTGTCTCGATGCCGACCCGCAATGCGGCCCGTTCCATGCTGATGGATTCCTGAAGTTTCTGAAGGCGCCGAAGGCGTCTTTCGGCTGCCGGCATGGCAAGACGCTGCATCAGCGGCCCACGCAACAGAGCGGCTTTTGTGCCCTCTTCACGGCTAAACAGGAAAAAACCGGCCCAGTCGAGCCGTGCTTCGGCGATAAAGGACTCCAAAGCGGCGGCTTCCTTCCCCCCTTCTCCCGGATAGCCGAGAAGAAAGGTGGATCGTATTGTGGCATCGGGAAGTGCAGAACGGATCTCCCTGATCAAGGCAAGATAGCCTTCTGCATCTCCCCGGCGCCCCATGCTCGAGAGAATTTTAGGATGCGCATGTTGAAGGGGAATATCGAAATAGGGAAGAATCCGGGAATCGGCCTGCAGAATGGGGAAAATTTCTTTTGGGAAATGATCGGGATGTATGTACAGCATGCGAAGCCAAAAATCCCCCTCCAGGGAGGAGAGGCGTCTCAGAAGCTCGGGAAACAGGGAAGCTGTTCCCTGGTCCGTCCCGTAGGCGGCAAGATCCTGGGCCACGAGATTGATCTCTTTCACACCGTTCCTGATAAGCCGATCGGCCTCTTTCACGACCTGTTCCATCGGCACACTGCGAAGCGAGCCGCGAATGAGGGGAATGGCACAGTAGGAACAAAAGTGATTGCAGCCTTCGGAAATTCTCAAGTAAGAGCTGCCGGGAAAGGAAAAAAGCCGATTCCTGTTGCAGGCGAGTTTTGTCTCCTCAGGCAAGAGTACCGGCCGTTTATCCTCAAAAAGCGGTTCAAGAATATCCGTGATATCATCGACGGCGAAATTCCCGAAAACCCCGTCGATCTCGGTCATCTCTTCAAGGAGTCGGGCCCCATAACGTTGCGCCATACAACCGGCAAAAAGAATTCGAGCCTTCGGATAGTCGGCTCGGGCGGAAAGGGTCACATTAACCGCCTCCTGCCGTGCAGCTTCGATAAAACCACAGCTGTTTATGATGATGAGATCTGCCGCTCCGGCATCCTCTACGTATTGCCAGCCTGCATCGTCAAGCCTTGCGGCGATTATTTCGGCATCAACCTGGTTCTTGGCACAGCCGAGTTTTTCTATATAGTAGCGTTTATGCGTCATCCAGAATCAATAGACGGGTATCAACTTCAATTCGTAATTCCCTGATTCACTTCGCTCCCATCTGACCAATTTGGTCGAAACCTCGCCAGCCCCACCAAGATCCATTTCCTTTCCGGTAATCTTTGCAGTGACCAATCCCGCGTTGGAAACCCAAAGCCGAATCTCCCGATCAACATCGATCCGGAAAAGTTCGTCTTTGTGGAAATAACGTTCCTCACGTTGAGAGGAATCGGAAAGATAGCGAAAAAGGCAATAACCACGAAAAGAAAGCTCTACCTGAAAAGGATTAGGACGAGAAGCCGTGGTAATGGTAACAGGCTCCAAACGACGAGAAGCGACACTGCTTTCCCCTACAGCCGGGGTGGAATCGGTCTCTTCAAGACCTTCACCGCCCCCCTCCAGCGGACGCTTGAGGAAACGGTCGAAACGAATCACAGCGCTTTTATCGGAAACAAGAATATCGTTCACGAAAATTCTCAGATCGGCCTCACCATCGCCGTCGATATCCACCTGCCGATCCTCATCCATGGAGAACTCAAGATCACCGGCGGCCGTCCGCATTTCAACCGTCTGGTCGACGGAGGTTATGGTAATTGGAACATCCCCGTTTTCCAGAGAGACAAAAACAACATCGTTGACGGAAAAGCGCTTTTCCAAGATCTCTTCTTCCAGAGGAAAGTGCTCGATCTGCTCATCAGGGGATACGGGAGCCGCGGCAGCTGCTGCCTCATCGCCGGCAGTGCCACTTTTTTCTTTTCCCAGCATTCCTGAAAAACCGATAAGATAAACACCTGCCGCGATAAGAGCAAGAACGACAAGAACGATTACCGCAGGCAAGACAGGTATTTTTCGCTTTCGGTCGAGAAGTTGCTCCATGGGCGCAGGCTGCTCCTGGAGCTTAAGATTTCTGTACAGCCCAACCAACTCTTCACTTTCAAGGCCGAGATAATCGGCATAGTTTCTGAGAAATCCGACGATATAGGGTTCTCCCGGAAATACGGAAAAATCCTCATTTTCAAGGGCGTCAATATATCGTCGAGCAATGTTGGTGTCCCTGGCAACCTGTTCAATCGAATACCCCCGCTCTTCACGGGTCTGCCGCAATTTGACTCCAATCGACTCCATTATTATTCTTCCGGTTCAAACAGAAAATTTTCAATGACATACGCAGAAGCGGGCTCATCATACTGAAAGCGCGCATCGGGTATCCCTTGGTTTACATCGACAGCATTAAAATCGAACTGAAACGATTCGTAATCGGCGGTAATCCCTTTCATACGCCGAATTCGCAAGTCCTCATCCACAGAAATGATGATCTGGCGAAACCCCTCGTCGGTACTCCGCCAATGAAGGTTGAGATTACGGACCAACAGATCGGAACCTTCGTCCAAAGGAACAGGATCGGGACCATCAAGAAAGGCGATACTATATCCCCGTTTGAGCAGAGCCAAGCCCTGACTACTGGCCATTGAGGCCAAGGCTACCTGGCTATGGCGTTTGAGCTGCTGTCGGAGTACCACATTCTGCCTCGGGAGGTAAAGACTCATCTTTTCACCGTCAACGACAATAGTCTGATCCTTCGGTTCGGTAAAATTGATCCGCAGGAGATTGGGGGATTTATAATAACAAACCCCTTCCATTGTGGTATCACCATGGTTGATGGTAATCAAGGCCTCATAATCATCAACCTCTCCATAGGCATCGGAAACCGTGTTGAAAAAACGCTCGGCCGTAAGGATTTCCTGAGCCGACAAAGCGGCAGAAAGAAATACAAAGACGATAAGAGAAAAAGCCCGAAACAGGCGAGTTGTTTGCTGGTTCATAACTCTCACATCATACAGATCGGGGACCGTTTGTCAAGCTTGGTCCTTTCCGGCCGTCCTTTCCGGCCGAAACCAGATGCATGACAAGATAGCGAAGCCCTGCATCATTGAGCTTCAAGGGAACATTACAGACTGGGCAGTGAAACCGTCCCTCCGAAAGATGTTCCATACCGCAGGCGACACAAAAAACAGCCCCGCAGGAGGGACATTTTCCCGCAGGAGCCTCGGCAGGAGGTTCCCCTTTAAGCCTCAGGCGATCGGGGGCCTCGGCATCCGCTGGAACCCACCAGCTGCGTCCGCAGCCTGCACAGCGGTATTCCTCTCCTCCTTCATCCCGAAGACGACGACGGAGGGCCCCGATTTGGGGAAAATCCACACCGTCCGCCGCCCTTTCGGCGATGCTAAGCTGCTCATCCGCCTCACTATAGCGCCCC
Coding sequences:
- a CDS encoding response regulator encodes the protein MAKNGKKVRIFSALEVANICGVVNQTAINWIKSNHLKAFTTPGGQYRIYAEDLLSFLEERGMRIPEELEDLQRQKDQDKVLIIDDDRELNDMLKQFFSRKMPDWQISQAFDGFEAGVVLSREKPDIVILDIDLPGVNGHQLCTKIKKDESLGSPVIISVSGLDDEAESEKIISEGADAFFAKPVDFGSLLAAVQDLVAARG
- a CDS encoding regulatory protein RecX is translated as MEIGEELFYAIEEQSRMLSAWTKALDLVGRREHSAFELRGKLSRRGFSDQVIHTVIARLEELHLLDDKRFSEMWVGSRMRRHPEGRVKLLAGLASKGVDRTIARTVVDTLLGPEEETAALEEAARKLFRKDGVSRKSMAASLARKGFSRSKVMRTVEKFFGPSEGLH
- the rpsI gene encoding 30S ribosomal protein S9, with the protein product MVKNLSLGTGRRKTAVARVYLREGSGAVSVNGKSVDDYFNNPSFVYVVRQPLAVTDSEGKFDIVINVKGGGPSGQAGACRHGLARALVEYDAGNLTSLRANGFLTRDPRMVERKKYGQRGARRRFQFSKR
- the rplM gene encoding 50S ribosomal protein L13 — encoded protein: MKTIMKKSGDQETKWYVVDAEGKRLGRVAEKVARVLRGKNKPEFLYHQDTGDYVIILNAAKADLSGNKRNAKFYYRHSGYPGGLTMESYDKMVQRKPTFPMEHAIKGMLPKGPLGRELFRHVKVYAGADHPHTAQKPETLEI
- a CDS encoding ferredoxin; the protein is MKYRIEIDKDVCIACGLCEHQFPNYFTIGRSHAEYLGSQPLTVEDEVTAERLDRLGQECPTSALLIVSSSSTVLR
- a CDS encoding aminotransferase class III-fold pyridoxal phosphate-dependent enzyme, with protein sequence MSGDLGYDALPPIRRARGYRLYDAEGRRFFDMYLDGGSAILGHRPEHMLRSLKSSAAKGLWAAFPGKDLPRLKKAIARLCVPISGMAGKRGYKAPPSVHLFRNRERLLAFCASAKLVDPMTLSVAECRSAVERGALLLWRPFASDFWERLLGDESLEMPEDLRIVPVIPVPGDFAPWALFSLRRIEETPSCDYGNEDPISASVAALTATAVHDLLRKVEEPGPLWPSFAEEAVSSLLWKRIGPYLVWKLDRDSYALFRASALKRRIVLPPSPDVPAIIPFSATEGEVQSFLRIEEEFHGNL
- a CDS encoding ATP-dependent helicase; translated protein: MSEGDVPAYLDALNRAQQEAVLYEGPSLLILAGAGSGKTRVITSKIAYMIDRLGYDPYSILAVTFTNKAAGEMRQRVAAMVPDGAKVMIRTFHSFGAWLCRRHAKLLDLDPNFTIYDDEDSLTLLHALEEGKKRRELAPYAHLISRAKDYALSPDDELESLSRDPDFPRLYHSYEERLREMGNVDFGDLILLPVRLLQGFPEVRDRFHGRFRVILVDEYQDSNVAQYHLLRELAGPDTAVCVVGDDDQSIYRFRGAEVKNIVTFPDTFPGTKVIRLEENYRSTGRILQAASEVVSNNRSRLGKTLRPTKGEGVKVRLCFLSDQNDEAEYCAGLLSDGNLNDTAILYRTNAQSAAFETCFLRRGIPYKVVGALRFYEREEIKDALALLALLQNPKDEVAFRRIVNKPTRGIGSKSVAKLCDHGGRFCSGDLLAACAQADTLLSGKGARGAGEFFAVMEEIGRLVEHSDLAQALQEALSLSGLLDYYYHRMQDEIAMSQKSENLQQLVAAAAEYPSGREGLSAFLEDLELDRSRLGGQDPSDENGVTLITMHNTKGLEFDRVIITGMEEGLFPGRGADDEDELEEERRIFYVSITRARYELYLTGCRRRTIWGRTEMRLPSRFLRELPKEVIEEERGFENLSAASGALSTRDYWLETASFGSGTEHGEDVEDYQGFPPGTMVYHDDYGRGQVTAAVMRDGELVVTVRFETGREAEFLPRYSGLERIGDEW
- the rimO gene encoding 30S ribosomal protein S12 methylthiotransferase RimO → MTHKRYYIEKLGCAKNQVDAEIIAARLDDAGWQYVEDAGAADLIIINSCGFIEAARQEAVNVTLSARADYPKARILFAGCMAQRYGARLLEEMTEIDGVFGNFAVDDITDILEPLFEDKRPVLLPEETKLACNRNRLFSFPGSSYLRISEGCNHFCSYCAIPLIRGSLRSVPMEQVVKEADRLIRNGVKEINLVAQDLAAYGTDQGTASLFPELLRRLSSLEGDFWLRMLYIHPDHFPKEIFPILQADSRILPYFDIPLQHAHPKILSSMGRRGDAEGYLALIREIRSALPDATIRSTFLLGYPGEGGKEAAALESFIAEARLDWAGFFLFSREEGTKAALLRGPLMQRLAMPAAERRLRRLQKLQESISMERAALRVGIETKVLIEEPVKEEDVALGRAWFQAPEVDGATVVSAPALKAGDWMTCRIVRSNGFDLEAVCV
- a CDS encoding helix-turn-helix domain-containing protein, whose product is MESIGVKLRQTREERGYSIEQVARDTNIARRYIDALENEDFSVFPGEPYIVGFLRNYADYLGLESEELVGLYRNLKLQEQPAPMEQLLDRKRKIPVLPAVIVLVVLALIAAGVYLIGFSGMLGKEKSGTAGDEAAAAAAPVSPDEQIEHFPLEEEILEKRFSVNDVVFVSLENGDVPITITSVDQTVEMRTAAGDLEFSMDEDRQVDIDGDGEADLRIFVNDILVSDKSAVIRFDRFLKRPLEGGGEGLEETDSTPAVGESSVASRRLEPVTITTASRPNPFQVELSFRGYCLFRYLSDSSQREERYFHKDELFRIDVDREIRLWVSNAGLVTAKITGKEMDLGGAGEVSTKLVRWERSESGNYELKLIPVY
- a CDS encoding LolA family protein, with amino-acid sequence MNQQTTRLFRAFSLIVFVFLSAALSAQEILTAERFFNTVSDAYGEVDDYEALITINHGDTTMEGVCYYKSPNLLRINFTEPKDQTIVVDGEKMSLYLPRQNVVLRQQLKRHSQVALASMASSQGLALLKRGYSIAFLDGPDPVPLDEGSDLLVRNLNLHWRSTDEGFRQIIISVDEDLRIRRMKGITADYESFQFDFNAVDVNQGIPDARFQYDEPASAYVIENFLFEPEE